Proteins encoded together in one Peribacillus asahii window:
- the rsfS gene encoding ribosome silencing factor: protein MTERELLVLAATAADDKRAEDIVALNMQGISLIADYFLICHGNSEKQVQAIAREMKEKAEEAGVNVKRLEGFDEAKWVLVDMGDVVAHIFHRDERLYYNLERLWGDAPREDVQSELMP from the coding sequence ATGACTGAAAGAGAACTTCTAGTATTAGCAGCAACAGCAGCAGATGATAAAAGGGCAGAGGATATTGTTGCCTTAAATATGCAAGGAATTTCATTAATCGCTGATTATTTCCTTATTTGTCATGGTAACTCAGAAAAGCAAGTTCAAGCCATTGCGCGTGAAATGAAGGAAAAAGCCGAAGAAGCAGGCGTGAATGTAAAGCGACTTGAAGGGTTTGATGAAGCGAAATGGGTATTAGTCGATATGGGAGACGTTGTTGCTCATATTTTCCATCGTGACGAAAGACTGTACTACAATCTTGAACGTTTATGGGGAGATGCCCCTCGAGAAGATGTACAAAGTGAATTAATGCCATGA
- the aroE gene encoding shikimate dehydrogenase encodes MKKIYGVIGDPIAHSMSPAIHNDAFDQEQMDAVYHHFHVTPECLQDAVKGMKAIGVSGFNVTIPHKTAIIPLLDEVDELAQAIGAVNTVVYRDGRYIGYNTDGKGFYKALAEEISGDLASKKTLIIGAGGAARAIYFTLVKEGVKQVDIANRTKERAETLISECPYDKQSTALTMLEAEANIKAYDLIIQTTSIGMSPKVDDTPLDVTAIKASAFVSDIIYNPLKTKILMEAEQSGAKTQNGLGMFVNQAALAFQIWTGVMPDTSRMEQIVLNKLGGQTC; translated from the coding sequence GTGAAGAAAATATATGGAGTAATCGGAGATCCTATTGCACATTCCATGTCTCCAGCTATTCATAATGATGCGTTTGACCAAGAACAAATGGATGCGGTGTACCATCATTTTCATGTAACGCCGGAGTGCTTACAGGATGCAGTAAAAGGGATGAAGGCGATTGGGGTGTCTGGCTTTAACGTCACAATTCCGCATAAGACAGCTATCATTCCATTGTTGGATGAAGTGGATGAATTAGCACAAGCAATTGGTGCGGTGAATACGGTCGTCTATCGGGATGGTCGTTATATTGGGTATAATACAGATGGGAAAGGGTTTTATAAAGCTTTAGCTGAAGAAATCTCCGGAGATTTAGCTTCTAAAAAGACATTGATCATCGGAGCGGGTGGTGCTGCACGCGCCATTTATTTCACCCTTGTGAAAGAAGGCGTGAAGCAAGTGGATATTGCCAACCGAACAAAGGAGCGAGCAGAGACCCTTATTTCAGAATGCCCATACGATAAACAGTCTACAGCGTTAACGATGCTTGAAGCAGAAGCGAATATTAAGGCGTACGATTTAATTATTCAAACGACATCTATTGGCATGAGTCCAAAAGTTGATGATACACCACTGGATGTTACAGCTATTAAAGCTTCTGCTTTTGTAAGCGATATTATTTATAACCCGTTGAAGACGAAAATTCTTATGGAAGCAGAGCAAAGTGGTGCGAAAACGCAAAATGGATTGGGGATGTTTGTGAATCAGGCAGCTCTTGCTTTTCAAATATGGACAGGCGTAATGCCCGATACATCTAGAATGGAACAGATTGTGTTAAATAAATTAGGAGGTCAGACATGCTGA
- the yhbY gene encoding ribosome assembly RNA-binding protein YhbY, which translates to MLTGKQKRFLRSKAHHLNPIFQVGKGGVNDNLIKQIGEALEARELIKVSVLQNCEEDRHDVSASLAKGARAELVQVIGNTIVLYKESRENKQIQLP; encoded by the coding sequence ATGCTGACAGGTAAACAAAAAAGATTTTTACGATCAAAAGCACATCACTTGAATCCTATTTTTCAAGTAGGAAAAGGTGGAGTAAATGATAATTTAATTAAACAGATTGGTGAAGCATTGGAAGCGCGTGAATTAATTAAAGTGAGCGTTCTGCAAAATTGTGAGGAAGATCGTCACGATGTGTCGGCATCCCTTGCAAAAGGTGCAAGAGCAGAGCTTGTACAAGTTATCGGTAATACAATTGTTTTATATAAAGAATCACGAGAAAATAAGCAAATTCAATTACCATAA
- a CDS encoding class I SAM-dependent DNA methyltransferase has protein sequence MSYERFAYVYDELMKDAPYEKWLALLTAKLEQYGVQGKQLLDLACGTGEMTIELARNGFHVTGVDLSDEMLLVAQEKSSKQGVSIPFYQQNMAELEGLGSYDCITIFCDSLNYLKTENEVLQTFRGVYHHLRKGGLLLFDVHSIYKMEHIFDNNTFAVNEEEVAYIWSCFPGEAPYSVEHDLSFFVQDAESGLYERFDEFHYQRTYMPSQYKDWLEEVGFEVLEVLADFEEAPVEDQAERILFVVRK, from the coding sequence ATGAGCTACGAACGCTTTGCTTACGTATACGATGAGCTGATGAAAGATGCTCCGTATGAAAAGTGGCTTGCGTTGTTAACAGCAAAGCTTGAGCAATATGGAGTTCAGGGGAAACAGCTGTTGGATCTTGCTTGTGGAACGGGAGAGATGACTATTGAGTTGGCACGAAATGGCTTTCATGTAACGGGTGTTGACTTATCGGATGAAATGCTCCTGGTGGCTCAAGAGAAATCGTCTAAGCAAGGGGTATCCATTCCGTTTTATCAGCAAAACATGGCCGAACTTGAAGGATTGGGCAGTTATGACTGTATCACCATTTTTTGTGATTCACTGAACTATCTTAAAACGGAAAACGAGGTCCTTCAAACGTTTCGCGGTGTATACCACCACTTACGTAAGGGTGGCTTGCTATTGTTTGATGTGCATTCGATTTATAAAATGGAACATATTTTTGATAATAATACATTTGCAGTTAATGAAGAAGAAGTAGCCTATATTTGGAGTTGTTTTCCCGGAGAGGCTCCATATAGTGTTGAACATGATTTGAGTTTTTTTGTACAGGATGCGGAAAGTGGATTGTATGAACGTTTTGATGAGTTTCATTACCAGCGTACGTATATGCCTTCTCAATATAAGGACTGGCTAGAAGAGGTGGGCTTTGAAGTGCTGGAGGTTCTTGCTGATTTTGAGGAAGCGCCTGTCGAAGATCAAGCGGAGCGTATTTTATTTGTAGTAAGAAAATGA
- a CDS encoding nicotinate-nucleotide adenylyltransferase has translation MKKIGILGGTFNPPHIGHLIIANEVLDALELDEIRFMPNYVPPHKEQTEEVTAYDRLAMLERALYDHPSFIIEGVEIDRKGTSYTFDTMKLLTEQEPDASFYFIIGADMIEYLPKWHRIDELLQLVHFVGVKRPNYNEETEYPIIMVDVPQMFISSSVIRRKLRTGKTVKYLIPDSVVNYIKGNGLYESK, from the coding sequence ATGAAGAAGATTGGAATTTTAGGCGGAACGTTTAACCCTCCGCATATTGGGCATTTAATCATTGCTAATGAAGTGTTAGATGCACTGGAATTAGATGAAATTAGATTTATGCCAAACTATGTTCCTCCTCATAAGGAGCAGACGGAAGAAGTGACCGCTTATGACCGCTTAGCGATGCTTGAGCGTGCACTTTACGATCATCCTTCTTTTATCATTGAAGGAGTAGAAATTGATAGAAAAGGTACTTCTTATACGTTTGATACGATGAAGCTGTTGACAGAACAAGAGCCGGATGCGTCGTTCTATTTTATTATTGGTGCGGATATGATTGAGTACTTACCTAAGTGGCATCGAATTGATGAACTGCTTCAGCTTGTTCACTTCGTTGGTGTGAAGAGACCCAATTATAATGAAGAGACAGAGTATCCGATTATTATGGTGGATGTTCCTCAAATGTTCATTTCGTCTTCCGTGATTCGACGGAAGCTGCGGACAGGAAAAACTGTTAAATATTTAATTCCTGATTCTGTCGTAAACTATATAAAAGGGAATGGTTTATATGAATCGAAATGA
- the comER gene encoding late competence protein ComER has product MKIGVIGTGNMGTILIESWLETKTLEPANLLITNRTLSKALALQEKYACIEVTETAVDIAKRADVIFICVKPLQIHNLLQVIKPYINKDQLLVSITSPLSVAQLEHEVPCSCARFIPSITNRACSGVSLLSYSKACLPKWRSYLHELARKISTPVVINNDITRVSSDIVSCGPAFFSFFAQSFIDAACQSTEIDRKTATILTEKMLIGLGDLLSKGIYTLPTLQEKVSVKGGITGEGIKVLEAAKLHEVLGQLFKATHEKFDEDIEEIEKQFRYDYNIRN; this is encoded by the coding sequence ATGAAAATCGGTGTCATAGGAACTGGAAACATGGGGACGATCTTAATCGAATCATGGCTGGAAACCAAGACATTGGAGCCTGCCAATCTACTTATTACAAATCGTACGCTCTCCAAAGCTTTAGCGCTTCAAGAAAAATATGCCTGTATCGAAGTCACCGAAACAGCTGTAGATATAGCAAAACGAGCAGATGTCATCTTCATATGTGTAAAACCTTTACAAATTCACAACCTATTACAGGTCATTAAACCATATATAAACAAAGACCAACTACTTGTTTCTATTACAAGTCCACTCTCAGTCGCTCAGCTTGAACATGAAGTTCCTTGTTCATGCGCGCGTTTTATCCCAAGTATCACTAATCGAGCTTGCTCTGGAGTTTCTCTATTAAGCTATAGTAAAGCTTGTTTGCCAAAGTGGAGGAGCTATTTACATGAACTAGCAAGAAAGATTTCGACACCCGTTGTCATTAACAATGATATTACAAGAGTTAGCTCAGATATCGTTAGTTGTGGACCAGCTTTTTTCAGTTTTTTCGCACAATCGTTTATTGACGCTGCTTGCCAATCAACGGAAATTGACAGAAAAACAGCAACGATTTTAACAGAAAAAATGTTAATCGGGCTTGGAGATTTATTAAGTAAAGGAATTTACACATTACCCACTTTACAAGAAAAAGTGAGTGTAAAAGGGGGAATTACAGGCGAAGGGATTAAAGTGTTAGAGGCAGCAAAACTACACGAGGTACTTGGTCAATTATTTAAAGCAACGCACGAGAAATTTGATGAAGACATCGAGGAAATCGAAAAACAATTTCGATATGATTATAATATTCGCAACTAA
- a CDS encoding YqeG family HAD IIIA-type phosphatase — translation MLKLFLPSEQIKSIFDITPEDLKKRGIKGIITDLDNTLVEWDRPNATQKLMEWFDQMREHGILVTIVSNNNEQRVRAFSDPLRIPFIYRAKKPLTTAFKKACVQMGLKREETVVVGDQLLTDVFGGNRGGFHTILVIPVSQSDGINTKINRFFERKIMSALKRKGMIEWEERN, via the coding sequence ATGCTTAAATTATTTTTACCGAGTGAACAAATAAAAAGCATTTTTGATATAACGCCGGAAGACTTGAAAAAGCGTGGGATTAAAGGGATTATTACTGATTTGGATAATACACTTGTAGAATGGGATCGTCCGAACGCTACGCAAAAGTTAATGGAATGGTTTGATCAGATGCGTGAGCACGGGATTTTAGTGACGATTGTATCGAATAATAATGAACAAAGGGTGCGTGCCTTTTCAGATCCTTTGCGTATTCCCTTTATTTATCGAGCAAAGAAGCCGTTAACAACGGCTTTTAAAAAAGCTTGTGTCCAAATGGGGCTTAAGCGTGAGGAAACTGTTGTCGTAGGAGACCAGCTGTTGACGGATGTGTTTGGCGGTAATCGAGGCGGGTTCCATACAATCTTAGTGATTCCTGTGTCACAGTCAGATGGGATTAATACAAAAATTAATCGCTTCTTTGAACGAAAAATTATGTCAGCGCTTAAACGAAAAGGAATGATAGAATGGGAGGAACGCAATTGA
- the yqeK gene encoding bis(5'-nucleosyl)-tetraphosphatase (symmetrical) YqeK: protein MNRNEALQLVKAQLTEKRYVHTLGVAESAVELAERYGADVKKAELAAIFHDYAKFRPKEEMKQIIMEQNITKDLLEYHSELWHAPVGAYLVEQEAGITDQEILDAIAYHTSGRIGMTLLDKIVYLADYIEPGRSFPGVEEVRKLAEQSLDVAVIQAVRNTINFLMTKKQVIYPATFHTYNDLIKNLKEKM, encoded by the coding sequence ATGAATCGAAATGAAGCTTTACAACTTGTGAAAGCACAGCTGACTGAAAAGCGGTATGTGCATACATTGGGGGTAGCGGAATCAGCCGTAGAGCTTGCTGAACGCTATGGAGCAGATGTAAAAAAGGCAGAGCTTGCCGCCATTTTTCATGATTATGCGAAATTTCGTCCGAAAGAGGAAATGAAGCAAATTATTATGGAGCAAAATATAACAAAAGACTTATTAGAGTATCATTCGGAGTTATGGCATGCACCAGTTGGCGCGTATCTTGTTGAACAGGAAGCAGGCATTACAGACCAAGAAATTTTAGATGCCATTGCTTACCATACATCGGGTCGAATCGGAATGACGCTGCTGGATAAAATCGTGTATTTAGCGGACTATATTGAGCCAGGTCGCTCGTTTCCAGGTGTAGAGGAAGTGAGGAAATTAGCTGAACAAAGTCTCGATGTAGCTGTCATTCAGGCTGTTCGAAATACAATTAATTTTTTAATGACGAAAAAACAAGTAATTTATCCAGCTACATTCCATACGTATAATGACCTCATTAAGAATTTGAAGGAGAAGATGTAA
- the yqeH gene encoding ribosome biogenesis GTPase YqeH, whose amino-acid sequence MNNHQEVVCIGCGVKVQTDSPKELGYAPKSALEKETIICQRCFKLKHYNEVQDVSLTDDDFLKILNRVGETDSLIVKIVDIFDFNGSWLPGLHRFVGRNDVLLIGNKVDLLPKSVKHNKLINWMKQSSKELGLQPVDVLLVSAEKGKYIAEAAEAIEHYRQGRDVYVVGCTNVGKSTFINRLIKQVSGESDIITTSHFPGTTLDMIEIPLDDGQAIIDTPGIINHHQMAHFVDSRDFKIIMPKKEIKPKVYQLNEEQTLFFGGLARLDYVSGGRRSLTCHLSNELHIHRTKLEKADELYKNHAGELLTPPRPEQMDEFPELVPHEFSLKQPKMDIVFSGLGWVTVNEPGAKFVAHVPKGVNVIVRKSLI is encoded by the coding sequence TTGAACAATCATCAAGAGGTAGTGTGCATCGGCTGTGGAGTAAAGGTTCAGACCGATTCCCCAAAAGAATTAGGGTATGCGCCAAAGTCAGCGCTTGAGAAGGAGACTATTATTTGTCAGCGCTGTTTTAAATTAAAGCATTATAATGAAGTCCAAGATGTTTCGTTAACAGATGATGACTTTTTGAAAATTTTAAATAGAGTAGGCGAAACGGATTCATTAATTGTAAAAATTGTTGATATTTTTGATTTTAATGGCAGCTGGCTTCCGGGATTGCACCGTTTTGTTGGTCGGAATGATGTGTTATTAATCGGTAATAAAGTGGATTTATTGCCGAAATCGGTAAAACATAATAAATTAATCAATTGGATGAAGCAATCCTCAAAAGAGTTAGGTCTACAGCCGGTTGATGTATTATTGGTGAGTGCAGAGAAAGGAAAATACATTGCGGAAGCTGCGGAAGCTATTGAGCATTACCGTCAAGGTCGTGATGTGTACGTTGTAGGTTGTACAAATGTCGGCAAATCTACGTTTATTAATCGCTTAATTAAACAAGTAAGTGGGGAAAGCGATATCATTACAACTTCTCATTTTCCGGGCACAACACTTGACATGATTGAAATTCCGCTAGATGATGGACAAGCGATAATTGATACACCGGGTATTATCAATCATCATCAAATGGCTCATTTTGTGGATTCACGTGATTTTAAAATCATTATGCCTAAAAAAGAAATTAAGCCAAAAGTATATCAGTTAAACGAGGAGCAGACGCTCTTTTTTGGCGGCTTAGCACGATTAGATTATGTATCGGGTGGAAGACGTTCTTTAACATGTCATTTATCAAATGAATTACATATTCATCGTACGAAATTAGAAAAAGCAGATGAATTGTATAAAAATCACGCGGGTGAGTTATTAACGCCGCCGCGGCCGGAACAAATGGATGAGTTTCCAGAGCTTGTGCCGCATGAGTTTTCGTTAAAACAACCGAAAATGGATATTGTCTTCTCGGGACTTGGTTGGGTAACAGTAAATGAACCGGGAGCGAAATTTGTTGCTCACGTTCCAAAAGGAGTCAATGTTATTGTTCGTAAGTCGTTAATTTAA
- a CDS encoding helix-hairpin-helix domain-containing protein, which yields MDLFRKKKMAVISVVILISFISCLMFFFSSKPQEAEQEKMFVELEQQEEQEVAQEIDEPVVIKVDVKGAVQSPGVFIAEPGDRVIDVIEAAGNFKKDADLDKVNLAQLVEDQMVIYVPAIGEEDIGLPESIDVIGGGAKTVSGNGGTDGDKVNLNTATKEELETLSGIGPAKSTAIIEYREKTGKFEQIEDLKNISGIGDKTFEKLQDSITVK from the coding sequence ATGGATCTGTTCAGAAAAAAGAAAATGGCGGTTATTTCAGTTGTCATCTTAATTAGTTTTATAAGTTGTTTGATGTTCTTTTTCTCATCGAAACCGCAGGAAGCAGAGCAAGAAAAGATGTTTGTTGAACTGGAGCAACAAGAAGAGCAAGAGGTTGCTCAAGAAATAGATGAGCCAGTCGTTATAAAGGTTGATGTAAAGGGAGCTGTTCAAAGTCCAGGTGTATTTATTGCCGAACCAGGTGATCGAGTAATTGATGTGATTGAAGCGGCAGGTAATTTTAAGAAAGACGCCGATTTAGATAAGGTAAATCTTGCCCAACTCGTAGAAGATCAAATGGTGATTTATGTACCTGCTATAGGAGAAGAAGATATAGGTTTGCCAGAGAGCATAGATGTAATAGGCGGGGGAGCGAAAACAGTGTCAGGTAATGGGGGAACGGATGGTGATAAAGTAAACTTAAATACAGCCACGAAGGAAGAACTAGAGACATTGTCGGGTATAGGTCCAGCAAAATCAACAGCCATTATTGAATATCGAGAAAAGACGGGGAAGTTTGAACAAATTGAAGACTTAAAAAATATTTCAGGAATCG